GGCTCTACACGTCTTCGCTGCCGGTGTCCATGCGGACAATCCGGGGCTGGAAGGTGCCGACCACGTCCACCAGATCGCGCTGGCGGCCAATCACCTCTTCAATGCGCTTGTAGGCCTGGGGCGCCTCGTCAATGCCGCCGCCCAGCAGCGTCACGCCGCGCTCTTGCAAGTAAGCCTGCACGTCCTTTTTGGCCAGGGTGCGCTCGGCGGCCTTGCGGCCCAGCACGCGCCCGGCGCCGTGGCTGGCGCTGCCCAGCGCCTGCGGATTGCCCCGGCCGCGCACCACGAAACCGGGGTCGGCCATGCTGCCGGGAATCAGGCCCAGCTGCCCGGCTTCGGCGGGAGTGGCGCCCTTGCGGTGCACGATCAATTCCTGCTCGCCCACCGTCTGTTTCCAGGCGAGGTTGTGGCTGTTGCGCACCTGCGCCAGCGGCTGCACGTTCAGGGCGCGGGCCAGCCGGGCGTGAATCAGTTCGTGGTTGGCCAGCGCGTAGCGCCCGGCGAGGTTCATGGCCTGCCAGTAGGCCTGCCCCTCTTCGTGGTCCAGGGGCAGCCACGCCAGCTTCTTGGCCTTGGGGGCCAGGCCAGGGTGCAGGCGCTCGGCCAGCCCTGTGAAGTGCCCCGCCACCTGCGCGCCAAAACCCCGGCTGCCGCTGTGCGACAGCACCGCCAGATACTCGCCAGCCTCCAGGCCCAGGTCACCTTCCGGCAGGGTGAAGGTGCCGAACTCCACGAAATGGTTGCCGCTGCCCGAGGTGCCGATCTGGGTGGCCGCCTTGTCGAACAGGTGGCGCAGCAGCGCCTGATCGCGCCACGTGCCTTCGTGCAGCACCTCGTGGTCCGGGCGGTCCCGCTTCTCAAAGGCCACGCCCGCCCCAAAGCGGGTGTGCTTGAGCAGCAGCGCCTTGCCGTCCTCGGCGTGCAGGCCCTGGGGGGCCAGCGGCAGCACGCTGAGCATCATGGAGCAGCCGATGTCCACACCCACGCCGTAGGGAATCACCGCGTTTTCGGTGGCCAGTACGCCGCCAATGGGCAGGCCGTAGCCCACATGGGCGTCGGGCATCAGGGCGCCGGCGCGGCTGACCGGCAGGCGCATCGCCACGTCCATCTGGGTGCGGGCGCCCGCTTCAATCAGGTCCTCGCCCCACACCGGGTAGGGCAGAGGCGTGGGGCGCAGTTCGGCGCCTTTTTGCGCGTCACGCTTGGCCTGCTGCGCGGCCAGTTCGGCGGCCAGCGCGGCGTAGACGCCGCCCGCCAGGTACGCTTCGGGGTTGGCCTGCACCGCGCGCAGTTCCGACAGAATCTCATCGCGTTCCAGGCCCGCTTTTTCACGGGTGGCGGCGGCGGTCTGCGCCAGGGCAATGGCTTTTTTCTCCAGGCCAAGTTTTACAAGGTGTTTGCCGTTCATGGGGGTCTCGTTTCAGGGGGGAGAGGGGGCGGGAAAGTGGTCAAGGGAAGGGCGATCAGCGCCGTCTGCTGGGTCGGTCATGGGGGGCCTCCTGTGCCCTGCACTGTGGCGCGCGGCGCCGGAGCGCGGCATCGGCCAGACGGCCGAGGGGACGCTAGGGCAATTCGCCAGCCCGGCCCAGGGGCATGGTTCATTTCATCCCCCAGGTCCCCCTGGGCAGATGAGGCGACGCTGGCCGGGCGTGAAGCTTGGGACCGGGCCATTAAGGCATGAAGGCTGTGCAGAGGAGGACCGGGCCTGGTCTGGGCGAAGCGCGGGGGCCGTGGCGCTCTACAGGACAGGAGCCGTGGAGCAGCGCCTAGAGCGGTTGACGAAAGAGTCCCCTCATGAGGATTCCGGTTGATCAGTTATTCCATAACTGATCAACCCGACCGGAGGGAGAAGGAAAAACGGTGACGGGTAGGAGTGGAAGCACCGAAGCGAAGCGGAGGGACTGTAACGGATTATCCGGAATCCGTATCACCCCTCGCTGCGCGAGGCCCTCTCCCACGAGGGGAGAGGGTCAAGAACCAACAGCATCTTTATGTCAAACGCTCTAAGCCCCCCGTGGCCCTCAGCGCACCGCGGGCCAGCCGCGTGCGTCTAACGCCAGTTGCCGCGCTTGCACGGGCACGCGGCGCAGCAGGCGAAAGCCGAAGCTGGTCCAGCGCCACTCGCTCAGGGCCTGCCCGGGGGCCTGCGGGGCTGCGTAGGTGACTTCCAGGGTGACCAATGTGCCGTCCGGGCGCACCGTCAGCGCCGAGACCGGCTGAAACAGCGCGCTGCCCACCCAGACTTCCTGATAGCGCCCCCCGGGCCGGGGCCGCAGCACCGCAATGTGGGCGCTGCGGCCCTGGGCGTCGCGGTTGGCGGTGATGGGCGTGGGGGCCGCCGCCCAGCGCCCGATGGGCCAGTCGCGCCAGGGTCGCCAGAGGGCCAGCACGCATTCGGGCTGCCGGTCGCCCGTCACGTCGGCCCAGGCCTGGCTGCGCACGTCCCAGTCGGGGGGCAGGGTCAGGGCCGGGCAGGGGGGCGCGGGGCGCATCTGGAACGCTGGCCCCCACTGGCCTCCCGGGTTCAGCGCGCGCCAGGGGGGTGATCCGGCGCCGCCGGCCAGGGCCATCGGCAGCGCCAGCAGCAAGATCAGCCCCCACTGCCGGGTCAGCATGGGGGCAGGCCCAGGCGGCGCAGGGCGGCGCGGCGGTCCTCGCCCGTGGCGGGCCCCACGCGCCCCGCGCGAATGCGGGTGGGCACGGCGCAGGCGGCGCCCACCTGCCGCAGCGGAACGCGGACCACCGCGCCCACGCGGGTGGCGGGCAGCGCCTGATCAAACAGCAGGTTGCCCAGGCTGTAGAGCACCAGCGCGGGGCCCCGGGGGCCGCGCCGCACCTCGTGGCCCTGCAGGACATGGGGCCCGCTGCCCGCCACGAGGGTGGCCCCCGCCGCCACGAGTGAGCGGGCCTGCGCGCGCTGCCGGGCCGTGGTCAGGCCGTATTCCTCGCCCCAGTGCGGCAGCACCACCACCCACGCCCCCTGCGCCGCCGCCGCCCGGATGGCCGCCAGGGGGGGCGGCGTGCGCCCGTCGTCCAGGTAGGCCACAAAGGCCACGTGTTCGCCGCCCACGCGGCTCAGGGTGGGTGTGCGGGTCACGGGCACCACCCCGGCGGCGCGCAGGGCGGCCTGCGACTGTGTCTGCCCGGCCGGCCCACCGTCGCGGGCATGGTTATTCTCGGTGCCCAGGTGGGTGAAGGGGGCCAGCGCGGCCACCCCCGCTGGCGGCGCGCGCAGGTCAATGCCCGGGGTCTGGCGCGGGGTAGTCGTCAGAGGGGATTCCAGATTGGCGGCGGTGGCCTCGGCGCGCAGGGCCGGGGCCACCCCCGCCAGCGCGGCGGGCCAGTCGCTGGCATTGGCTGCCGCCACCCCACGCGCGAGGCTCACGTCGCCCGCCACTGCCAGCACCGGACCCGCCGGGGCCCTGTCCCGCCCACCCGACACCAGCAGGGCGCCCAGCGCGAACAGCAGCAGGCCGACCCCTCCCGGCCAGAGGATGCGCACGTTCACGGCGTTCTGGCCTGCCCCGCGCTCAAACGGCCTGCCGTCCATTGCCGGAACAGCCAGAACAGAACGGGCTGTTCCTCTCCTGCGGAGCCTTCCAGGTTCAATTCCCGGAAATCCATATTTCTTCTGTGCTGCGCCGCTCTGCGAGGCCCTCCGGTTGGAGACATTCCAGAACGTCTGATGGAATGGTTCGGAAACCGTCTCACTTCACCACAATGCCGCTCAGCCACGGGTGCAGGGGCGGCACCTTGCCGCTGCGCAGCTGGGCGCGCCACGTCTCGTTGGTCAGGCGGCTGCCAGCCGGCACCGTGAATTCGTACTGGCTGTACACGCCGCCGCGCGCCACCTGCAGGCCGCCCCGGCCATCGGGCACCACCGCGTACAGCTCGTGGATATAGCCGGTGGCCTGTTCCAGCGCCCGGCCGTTGCCCGTGGCGACATCGGCCACCACGGCCGCCATGTCGTTGTCGTCGAACTCGCTGGCGTTCTCGCCGTCCTGGGGGTCAGCGCTGGCCAGTTTCATCTGCTCCAGCCAGCCGCCGTACAGGTGCAGCCGCTCGTAGTCGTCGGCGCTCAGGGCCTGCCCGGCCAGCTGCCGGGTGGTCGCCATGTTCAGGAACGTCAGCATGGAGCGCAGTTCATCCAGGTTCTGCTTGGTGCGGGCCGACAGCACACCCTGGCCGACCAGCACCCGGCGGGTCAGCGCCTCCAGGGTCAGCAGCCGGGTCCACACCGCCGCATTGGGCTCCACGTAGCCGCGCGCGGGCTGGGGCTCGGCGCCGCCGCCCATCTCGGCCATCGTCTGTTTGGCGTACAGGATGGTGTCGTGGCGCAGTTCGGTCCACGAGCCCAGGGCGGTGAGCATCTCCTTGCGGGTCCAGGCCGCCGTGCGCATAAAGGCCGGGTAGCGGGCGTCGCGCGCGGCGGGCCGGGCCAGCGGCTGCAGGGCGTACAGCCAGCCGCTGTACACGTTGGCGGTCCAGTCGGCTTCTTTTAG
The sequence above is a segment of the Deinococcus multiflagellatus genome. Coding sequences within it:
- a CDS encoding CapA family protein; the encoded protein is MDGRPFERGAGQNAVNVRILWPGGVGLLLFALGALLVSGGRDRAPAGPVLAVAGDVSLARGVAAANASDWPAALAGVAPALRAEATAANLESPLTTTPRQTPGIDLRAPPAGVAALAPFTHLGTENNHARDGGPAGQTQSQAALRAAGVVPVTRTPTLSRVGGEHVAFVAYLDDGRTPPPLAAIRAAAAQGAWVVVLPHWGEEYGLTTARQRAQARSLVAAGATLVAGSGPHVLQGHEVRRGPRGPALVLYSLGNLLFDQALPATRVGAVVRVPLRQVGAACAVPTRIRAGRVGPATGEDRRAALRRLGLPPC
- a CDS encoding RtcB family protein; its protein translation is MNGKHLVKLGLEKKAIALAQTAAATREKAGLERDEILSELRAVQANPEAYLAGGVYAALAAELAAQQAKRDAQKGAELRPTPLPYPVWGEDLIEAGARTQMDVAMRLPVSRAGALMPDAHVGYGLPIGGVLATENAVIPYGVGVDIGCSMMLSVLPLAPQGLHAEDGKALLLKHTRFGAGVAFEKRDRPDHEVLHEGTWRDQALLRHLFDKAATQIGTSGSGNHFVEFGTFTLPEGDLGLEAGEYLAVLSHSGSRGFGAQVAGHFTGLAERLHPGLAPKAKKLAWLPLDHEEGQAYWQAMNLAGRYALANHELIHARLARALNVQPLAQVRNSHNLAWKQTVGEQELIVHRKGATPAEAGQLGLIPGSMADPGFVVRGRGNPQALGSASHGAGRVLGRKAAERTLAKKDVQAYLQERGVTLLGGGIDEAPQAYKRIEEVIGRQRDLVDVVGTFQPRIVRMDTGSEDV